A genomic segment from Pistricoccus aurantiacus encodes:
- a CDS encoding xanthine dehydrogenase family protein molybdopterin-binding subunit: MDTKVIGHRTPRVDGEFKLTGQADYTVDWRAQDMLYGYPVPASIAHGVLETLHLDTARAMPGVVDIFHHGHFPALYRSPSSSAHQDQVSEVRLPFEDERIYYDGQYIALVVAETFEQARAAAYAVRADYRQEEGARASLLDTDQEGDLLESQGVSRGDPDNAFDKAPVRVDHTYHIAAESHMQMEMHATLAEWRDERLIVHESSQGVVYQHKAMARIFGLPDESVEVISHYIGSGFGNKLFMWPHAVATAGAAQMLKRPVKTILPRQQDMESGGNRPASRQRLRLAAARDGKLLSIRHDSTTETSFVHRYMDSVGTATPSLYACDNVAISQRLLEVNHGTPCPMRGPGETSGIYALETAMDELAIALDMDPLELRRRNHAEKDPASGLPWSSKHLDDCYASAAKRFGWEKRDPTPGAMRDGDEILGWGMATSSWPAMRMPCSARVELRADGSVLAACGTQDIGTGTYTVVAQTVAELSGVPLKDIEVRLGESSLPAGPLSGGSMVTATALPAVAAALRDAFDALKEVAIGEGGAFEGSDPESLEVEGGALMDKQGKRVSFGEVLDGQKLGSVNGEGQAAPGDEKGQYSFRSFGAHFVEMRWDPGISRIRVARVVSSIDIGRAINPSAARNQVEGSIVMGIGMALTEKLDYDPRDARLINNNYADYIVPCHADMPDIDVELLDNPDYAFNEFGARGIGEIGLTGIAAAIGNAIHHATGKRARDLPITLDKLM; encoded by the coding sequence ATGGATACGAAGGTCATCGGTCATCGCACCCCCCGAGTGGACGGCGAGTTCAAGTTGACGGGCCAAGCCGACTACACCGTCGACTGGCGGGCACAGGATATGCTTTATGGCTATCCGGTGCCGGCGAGCATCGCTCATGGCGTGCTGGAAACGCTGCATCTGGACACCGCGCGAGCCATGCCCGGGGTCGTGGATATCTTCCACCACGGGCATTTTCCCGCCCTGTATCGATCCCCCAGCAGTTCGGCGCATCAGGATCAGGTCAGCGAAGTGCGCTTGCCCTTCGAGGACGAACGCATCTACTACGACGGTCAATATATCGCCCTGGTGGTGGCGGAAACCTTCGAGCAGGCTCGGGCCGCGGCTTACGCAGTGCGGGCGGACTATCGACAGGAGGAAGGGGCAAGGGCGAGCCTGCTCGACACGGACCAGGAAGGCGATTTACTCGAATCCCAAGGCGTCTCTCGTGGCGATCCTGACAACGCTTTCGACAAGGCGCCGGTCAGGGTCGATCACACCTACCATATCGCCGCCGAAAGCCATATGCAGATGGAGATGCACGCAACGCTCGCCGAGTGGCGAGACGAGCGGCTGATCGTGCATGAATCGAGCCAGGGGGTCGTCTATCAGCACAAGGCCATGGCGCGCATCTTCGGCCTGCCTGACGAGAGCGTCGAGGTGATCTCCCACTACATCGGCTCGGGCTTTGGCAACAAGCTGTTCATGTGGCCCCACGCGGTGGCCACCGCCGGTGCCGCCCAGATGCTGAAACGGCCGGTCAAGACCATCCTGCCGCGCCAGCAGGACATGGAAAGCGGTGGCAACCGCCCGGCATCCCGTCAGCGGCTGCGCTTGGCTGCGGCGCGTGACGGCAAGCTGCTGTCGATCCGTCACGACAGCACCACGGAAACCTCTTTCGTTCATCGCTATATGGATTCTGTTGGCACGGCGACCCCGAGCCTGTACGCCTGCGACAACGTGGCGATCAGTCAGCGCCTGCTGGAGGTGAATCATGGCACTCCATGCCCCATGCGCGGGCCGGGAGAGACCTCGGGTATTTACGCCCTGGAAACCGCCATGGACGAGCTGGCCATCGCTCTGGACATGGACCCGCTCGAGCTGCGTCGGCGTAACCATGCGGAAAAGGATCCGGCAAGTGGACTGCCCTGGTCCAGCAAGCATCTGGACGACTGCTATGCCAGCGCTGCCAAACGCTTCGGCTGGGAAAAGCGCGACCCCACCCCGGGGGCCATGCGCGATGGGGACGAGATCCTCGGCTGGGGCATGGCGACCAGTTCCTGGCCCGCCATGCGCATGCCCTGTAGCGCCCGGGTCGAACTGCGAGCGGACGGCAGCGTGCTGGCCGCCTGCGGCACCCAGGATATCGGCACCGGCACCTATACCGTCGTGGCGCAGACCGTGGCGGAGCTCTCCGGCGTGCCCCTCAAGGACATCGAGGTACGTCTGGGAGAATCCAGCTTGCCAGCAGGACCGCTCTCCGGTGGTTCCATGGTGACCGCCACTGCCTTGCCCGCGGTAGCCGCGGCGCTGCGCGATGCCTTCGATGCCTTGAAGGAAGTCGCCATCGGCGAAGGGGGCGCGTTTGAAGGCAGCGATCCGGAAAGCCTCGAGGTCGAAGGCGGGGCCCTGATGGACAAGCAAGGCAAGCGGGTCAGCTTTGGCGAGGTTCTAGACGGGCAGAAGCTCGGCAGCGTCAATGGTGAAGGCCAGGCCGCACCGGGAGATGAAAAAGGGCAGTACAGCTTTCGTTCCTTCGGCGCGCATTTCGTCGAAATGCGCTGGGACCCGGGTATCTCGCGTATCCGAGTAGCGCGGGTAGTCAGCAGTATCGATATCGGTCGGGCGATCAACCCCTCCGCGGCGCGCAACCAGGTCGAGGGCAGCATCGTCATGGGCATCGGCATGGCCCTGACCGAAAAGCTCGACTACGATCCGCGAGACGCGCGACTGATCAACAACAACTACGCGGACTACATCGTGCCTTGTCATGCGGACATGCCAGATATTGACGTGGAACTGCTCGACAACCCGGACTACGCCTTCAACGAGTTCGGTGCCCGCGGGATAGGGGAGATCGGCCTGACCGGCATCGCCGCCGCCATCGGCAACGCGATCCATCACGCCACCGGCAAGCGCGCGCGGGATCTGCCGATCACCTTGGATAAGCTGATGTAA